A region from the Citrobacter telavivensis genome encodes:
- the tyrS gene encoding tyrosine--tRNA ligase, translated as MASSNLIKQLQERGLVAQVTDEEALAERLAQGPIALYCGFDPTADSLHLGHLVPLLCLKRFQQAGHKPVALVGGATGLIGDPSFKAAERKLNTEDTVQEWVDKIRKQVAPFLDFDCGENSAIAANNYDWFGNMNVLTFLRDIGKHFSVNQMINKEAVKQRLNRDDQGISFTEFSYNLLQGYDFACLNKLHGVALQIGGSDQWGNITSGIDLTRRLHQNQVFGLTVPLITKADGTKFGKTEGGAVWLDPKKTSPYKFYQFWINTADADVYRFLKFFTFMDIEEINALEEEDKNSGKAPRAQYVLAEQVTRLVHGEEGLIAAKRITESLFNGTLSDLSEADFEQLAQDGVPMVEMEKSADLMQALVDSELQPSRGQARKTIASNAITINGEKQSDPEYTFVEGDRLYGRYTLLRRGKKNYCLVCWK; from the coding sequence TTAGCAGAGCGACTGGCGCAAGGCCCGATCGCGCTCTATTGCGGCTTCGATCCTACCGCTGACAGCTTGCATTTGGGGCATCTGGTTCCATTGTTATGCCTGAAACGCTTCCAGCAGGCAGGTCACAAACCTGTGGCGCTGGTCGGCGGCGCGACCGGTCTGATTGGCGACCCGAGCTTTAAAGCCGCCGAGCGTAAACTGAACACCGAAGACACCGTTCAGGAGTGGGTAGACAAAATCCGTAAACAGGTTGCTCCGTTCCTGGATTTCGACTGCGGCGAAAACTCCGCTATCGCGGCGAACAACTATGACTGGTTCGGCAACATGAACGTGTTGACCTTCCTGCGCGATATCGGTAAGCATTTCTCTGTAAACCAGATGATCAACAAAGAAGCGGTGAAGCAGCGTTTGAACCGTGACGATCAGGGGATCTCCTTCACCGAGTTCTCCTACAACCTGTTACAGGGTTATGATTTTGCCTGCCTGAATAAACTGCATGGCGTGGCGCTGCAAATCGGGGGTTCCGATCAGTGGGGTAACATTACTTCCGGGATCGACCTGACACGTCGTCTGCATCAGAATCAGGTCTTCGGTCTGACCGTTCCGCTGATCACTAAAGCCGACGGCACCAAGTTCGGGAAAACCGAAGGCGGCGCAGTGTGGCTGGATCCGAAGAAAACCAGTCCGTACAAATTCTACCAGTTCTGGATCAACACGGCGGACGCCGACGTGTATCGTTTCCTGAAGTTCTTCACTTTCATGGACATTGAAGAGATCAATGCGCTGGAAGAAGAAGACAAGAACAGCGGCAAAGCGCCGCGTGCCCAATATGTGTTGGCCGAGCAGGTCACGCGTCTGGTGCACGGTGAAGAAGGTCTTATCGCGGCGAAACGCATCACGGAGAGCCTGTTCAACGGCACGCTGAGCGATTTGAGCGAAGCGGACTTCGAACAGCTGGCGCAGGATGGCGTACCGATGGTTGAAATGGAAAAGAGCGCTGACCTGATGCAGGCGCTGGTAGATTCCGAACTGCAACCGTCTCGTGGTCAGGCGCGTAAAACCATTGCGTCAAACGCGATCACCATTAACGGTGAGAAGCAGTCAGATCCGGAATACACCTTCGTCGAAGGCGATCGCCTGTATGGCCGCTACACGCTGCTGCGTCGCGGTAAGAAGAATTACTGTCTGGTGTGCTGGAAGTAA